Proteins co-encoded in one Arachis stenosperma cultivar V10309 chromosome 7, arast.V10309.gnm1.PFL2, whole genome shotgun sequence genomic window:
- the LOC130940993 gene encoding 14-3-3-like protein D, translating to MASSSKDRENFVYIAKLAEQAERYDEMVEAMKKVAKLDVELSVEERNLFSVGYKNVVGSRRASWRILSKIEQKEESRGNEVNAKRIREYMHKVELELSKICSDIMIVLDEHLIPSTNVAESTVFYYKMKGDYYRYLAEFKDGDEKKEVADQSLKAYEAAATTAESELPPTHPIRLGLILNFSVFYYEIMNSSERACHLAKQAFDDAVSELDSLNEDSYKDSTLIMQLLRDNLILWTSDILEDGDDEKLESTGKGGQAEDEVGR from the exons atggctTCCTCTTCCAAGGACCGTGAGAACTTCGTCTATATAGCTAAGCTTGCCGAGCAAGCTGAACGCTATGATG AAATGGTGGAGGCCATGAAGAAGGTAGCGAAGCTTGACGTTGAGCTGAGTGTGGAAGAGAGGAACCTGTTCTCTGTTGGGTACAAGAACGTGGTGGGTTCAAGGAGGGCTTCATGGAGGATCCTGTCAAAGATAGAGCAGAAGGAAGAGTCAAGGGGCAATGAGGTAAATGCAAAGCGCATAAGGGAATACATGCACAAGGTGGAGTTGGAGCTCTCCAAAATTTGCAGTGACATTATGATTGTCTTAGATGAGCATCTTATCCCATCCACTAATGTTGCTGAGTCCACTGTTTTTTACTATAAAAT GAAAGGAGATTACTATCGGTATTTAGCGGAATTTAAAGATGGTGATGAGAAAAAAGAGGTGGCAGATCAGTCACTTAAAGCATATGAG GCAGCTGCTACAACTGCCGAGAGTGAATTACCACCTACGCATCCTATCCGACTGGGTCTAATTCTAAATTTCTCAGTGTTTTATTATGAGATAATGAATTCATCTGAAAG GGCATGCCACCTTGCGAAACAAGCCTTTGATGATGCTGTTTCGGAGCTGGATTCCCTGAATGAGGACTCTTACAAGGACAGTACCTTGATCATGCAACTTTTAAGAGACAACCTTATTTTGTGGACTTCTGATATCCTAGAAGATGGTG ATGATGAAAAGTTGGAAAGCACAGGCAAGGGTGGTCAAGCAGAAGATGAGGTTGGCCGCTAA